The following proteins are co-located in the Diorhabda carinulata isolate Delta chromosome 4, icDioCari1.1, whole genome shotgun sequence genome:
- the LOC130892978 gene encoding uncharacterized protein LOC130892978 produces the protein MIKKVKELPGYKIGNRNITILCYTDDAELISNSEDKLQRMLHILNKTAKEYNMAISTEETECLTVFKEPLRCKLEIEGTIIKQVMSSRYLGVVVTSHSDIYQETIYQVRKAAATTSALRDIVWRNKHIGIETKTRIYKTCIKPILTYAIETRTDTKKTKQTLKTTKMKTLRCIIGKTRRDHVRNEDIRQQCNIQDIVIWG, from the coding sequence atgataaaaaaagtaaaagagCTACCAGGATACAAAATAGGAAACAGAAACATCACGATTCTATGCTACACGGATGATGCGGAACTGATATCTAATAGCGAAGACAAGCTACAAAGAATGTTACACATATTAAATAAAACCGCAAAAGAATACAATATGGCAATATCAACAGAGGAAACTGAATGTCTAACAGTGTTTAAGGAACCATTAAGATGTAAGCTGGAGATAGAAGGGACAATCATAAAGCAAGTAATGTCATCAAGATACTTAGGAGTAGTTGTAACAAGCCACAGCGATATTTACCAAGAGACGATATACCAAGTAAGAAAAGCAGCAGCCACAACAAGTGCGTTAAGGGACATAGTGTGGAGAAACAAACATATAGGAATAGAAACGAAAACAAGAATCTACAAAACATGTATAAAACCAATACTGACGTATGCCATAGAAACCAGAACCgatacaaagaaaacaaaacaaacactAAAAACAACTAAGATGAAAACATTAAGATGCATAATAGGAAAGACTAGACGAGACCATGTAAGAAACGAAGATATTCGGCAACAATGTAATATTCAGGATATAGTAATATGGGGATGA